The following proteins come from a genomic window of Lycium ferocissimum isolate CSIRO_LF1 chromosome 4, AGI_CSIRO_Lferr_CH_V1, whole genome shotgun sequence:
- the LOC132053846 gene encoding acyltransferase Pun1-like, translated as MVNVSIISKKIIKPLSPTPSTQRLHKLSLVDQVVSHSYIPLVFFYTKATIPNGPKQLSQLLANSLSKTLTCYYPWAGSLKDNATIDCDDHGAEFFEVQINSPMDKIVYHPDSRIKDLTFPQGTLWGSCIGRASTVAQLSHFECGGIALSVCVSHKVGDGCSAYYFLRDWAALTRNPNAKLAPFFVEDSLIPSPFDGPLVFPLVDSKPEEGIQKRFVFSASKISTLKALVAHESGVTNPTRNEVVNALLYKCAASANDNSGSFKPSQLIQCSNLRASMSPPLPPTSIGNILTVFSTPIYHEEQDLKLPKLVADIRKSKDNLSGRNNVEQNELVSEMLDAYRNGEAPYQQRSCDVYTNTSFLGFEFEKLDFGWGKPARGSIASGPANKIFILMNTPDRRGVEAFVNLNEQNMSAFENDKDLLQFATPIERAHNLL; from the coding sequence ATGGTGAATGtatcaattatttcaaaaaagaTTATCAAACCCTTGTCTCCCACCCCATCTACTCAAAGATTGCACAAGCTTTCCCTTGTTGATCAAGTGGTGAGTCATAGTTATATACCCCTTGTTTTTTTCTACACCAAAGCTACCATCCCAAATGGACCTAAACAACTATCACAACTCCTAGCAAACTCTTTGTCAAAAACATTAACTTGTTACTATCCATGGGCTGGGAGTCTGAAAGATAATGCCACCATTGACTGTGATGATCATGGAGCTGAGTTCTTTGAAGTTCAAATAAACTCTCCCATGGACAAAATTGTTTATCACCCCGATTCACGTATCAAAGACTTGACATTTCCTCAAGGTACACTTTGGGGGAGTTGTATTGGTCGTGCCTCGACTGTTGCTCAACTCAGCCATTTTGAGTGCGGAGGAATAGCACTTAGCGTTTGCGTGTCACACAAGGTGGGAGATGGATGTAGTGCTTACTACTTCTTGAGGGATTGGGCTGCATTAACGCGGAACCCTAATGCAAAATTAGCTCCATTCTTTGTTGAGGATTCCCTCATACCATCACCCTTTGATGGTCCTCTTGTCTTCCCATTGGTTGATTCAAAACCGGAAGAAGGTATCCAAAAGAGGTTTGTTTTCTCTGCCTCTAAGATAAGTACTCTCAAAGCCTTGGTTGCTCATGAATCTGGAGTAACAAATCCAACGAGGAACGAGGTGGTCAATGCACTTCTCTATAAATGTGCTGCCAGTGCTAATGACAACTCGGGTTCGTTCAAGCCATCTCAGTTGATCCAGTGCTCAAATTTACGAGCATCAATGTCACCTCCTCTACCACCAACCTCTATTGGGAATATCCTCACCGTATTTTCCACACCAATATATCACGAAGAACAAGACCTCAAATTGCCAAAATTAGTAGCTGATATAAGAAAGTCCAAAGACAACCTCTCGGGCAGAAATAATGTGGAACAAAATGAGTTGGTTTCGGAGATGCTGGATGCATATAGAAACGGAGAAGCGCCATACCAGCAAAGGAGCTGTGATGTGTACACTAACACTAGCTTTTTAGGGTTCGAATTCGAGAAACTAGACTTTGGATGGGGGAAACCTGCTAGAGGAAGCATAGCAAGTGGTCCAGCTAACAAGATCTTTATATTAATGAATACACCTGATCGCAGAGGAGTTGAAGCGTTTGTGAACTTGAATGAACAAAACATGTCTGCCTTCGAGAATGACAAGGACCTTCTCCAGTTTGCTACTCCTATTGAGCGGGCACATAATTTATTATGA
- the LOC132054473 gene encoding premnaspirodiene oxygenase-like gives MEIYSSLSSNLISLLLFSSLFIILVRQWGKLKTKNQTQIRLPPGPWRLPLIGSLHHLMGAEVPHRILRNLAKNYGPVMYLQLGQVPTVVISSPSFAKQVLKTHDPVFASRPEYTSTNILLYNNKGITFSPYGDYWRQMCKICIVELLSAKMVKSFSAIRGDELSTLISSIRNSMSGSSTSTMINMSEKVFWCVNSVICRAAFGKVCKDRDEFITILKEVMLLSGGFFVADLFPSWKLLHNISGEKSRMVKAHKKIDALMEDIINGHTKNKAAGNNLGNGRFGDEDLVDVFLRIKDNAELQFPITNDHLKAVLFDIFLAGSESSSTMIIWALSEMMKRPNVMAKAQSEVRQVLKGKKNYDEEDLEKLTYLKLVIKETLRLHPGPFIGSRECREQIDIDGYTIPVKTRILVNAWALGRDPGSWDDPESFIPERFENSSIDFMGNNFEFIPFGAGKRMCPGMLFGLANVAHPLAQLLYHFDWELPYETNPKDLDMTEAHGVTGAKQELYLVATNHKNNDEF, from the exons ATGGAGATTTACTCCTCTCTTTCCAGCAACTTAATTTCATTACTTTTGTTCTCCTCCCTCTTTATTATTCTAGTGAGACAATGGGGAAAATTAAAAACGAAAAACCAAACACAAATTAGATTGCCTCCAGGCCCATGGAGACTTCCCCTTATTGGAAGTCTGCATCACTTGATGGGAGCTGAAGTTCCACATCGCATTCTTAGAAATTTAGCCAAAAATTATGGGCCTGTTATGTACTTGCAACTTGGGCAAGTTCCTACAGTAGTCATATCATCTCCTAGTTTTGCAAAACAAGTTCTAAAAACTCATGACCCTGTCTTTGCTAGTAGGCCAGAATATACATCCACAAACATCCTACTTTACAATAATAAAGGCATAACATTTAGCCCATATGGTGACTACTGGAGACAAATGTGTAAAATTTGTATTGTTGAACTTCTTAGTGCTAAGATGGTCAAGTCATTTAGCGCAATTCGAGGAGATGAGCTTTCAACTCTCATTTCATCAATTCGTAATTCCATGTCCGGTTCTAGTACTTCTACAATGATCAATATGTCAGAAAAAGTTTTTTGGTGTGTGAACTCTGTCATTTGTAGAGCAGCCTTCGGGAAAGTATGCAAAGATCGAGACGAGTTTATAACAATATTGAAGGAAGTAATGTTATTATCAGGAGGATTTTTTGTAGCTGATTTGTTCCCATCATGGAAGCTACTTCACAACATAAGTGGTGAGAAATCGAGAATGGTGAAAGCGCATAAGAAGATTGATGCATTAATGGAGGACATCATCAATGGGCATACTAAAAATAAAGCAGCTGGGAACAACCTGGGAAATGGTCGCTTCGGTGATGAAGATTTGGTTGATGTTTTTCTTAGGATTAAGGATAATGCTGAACTTCAATTTCCAATCACAAATGACCATTTAAAAGCTGTTCTTTTT GACATCTTTCTTGCTGGAAGTGAATCTTCATCTACAATGATTATTTGGGCATTGTCAGAAATGATGAAGCGGCCAAATGTTATGGCCAAGGCTCAAAGTGAAGTGAGACAAGTcttgaaaggaaagaagaattaTGATGAAGAAGATCTTGAAAAATTGACATACCTAAAGTTAGTAATTAAGGAAACATTAAGGCTACATCCTGGTCCTTTCATAGGATCTAGAGAATGTAGGGAACAAATAGATATTGATGGATACACCATACCTGTTAAGACTAGGATACTAGTTAATGCATGGGCACTTGGCAGAGATCCAGGAAGTTGGGATGATCCTGAAAGTTTTATACCAGAGAGATTTGAGAACtcttctattgattttatgggaAATAACTTCGAGTTTATTCCATTTGGTGCAGGAAAAAGAATGTGTCCAGGAATGTTGTTTGGTTTGGCTAATGTTGCACATCCTCTGGCTCAGTTACTCTATCACTTTGACTGGGAACTCCCATATGAAACTAATCCGAAAGATTTGGATATGACTGAAGCACATGGAGTAACTGGAGCAAAACAAGAGCTATATTTAGTTGCCACAAATCATAAAAACAATGACGAATTTTGA